The Paenalcaligenes faecalis genome has a window encoding:
- the mobC gene encoding plasmid mobilization relaxosome protein MobC, with amino-acid sequence MTTREVHFRVRNLNSDDYEKLRYFAKAETGKASVSLLARRLLLKELALKNHAIKPFSGQTNRVEIRLDQRDLDQLQERALAENMTLNGYISFLMQSVLATEPLLTTKEVEVLYQSNAQLLRIGRNINQIAKSLNTSTP; translated from the coding sequence ATGACTACCAGAGAAGTGCATTTTAGAGTTAGAAACTTAAATTCTGACGACTATGAAAAGCTCCGTTATTTTGCTAAAGCAGAGACGGGAAAAGCCAGCGTGTCGCTGTTGGCAAGGCGGCTATTACTTAAGGAGTTGGCATTAAAAAATCATGCAATAAAGCCTTTTTCTGGGCAAACCAATCGCGTGGAAATCCGTTTGGATCAACGTGATTTAGATCAGCTACAAGAAAGAGCTTTAGCTGAAAATATGACGTTAAATGGTTATATCAGCTTTCTCATGCAAAGCGTATTGGCTACAGAACCACTGTTAACGACTAAGGAGGTGGAGGTGTTGTACCAGTCTAATGCTCAGCTATTACGCATAGGACGCAATATTAACCAGATTGCTAAATCATTAAATACGAGTACTCCTTAG
- a CDS encoding OsmC family protein, translating to MAVQQVKTSAHLQNGTVVHVSARGFQFVLDEPVDLGGTNTGMNPVEALLGALGACQAIVARVYAQKFGVQLDDFRVELEGDLDLDGFLDKADVRCGFTEVRYHYYIKSPSPKAAVDEFVTYIAEKCPVGDCLANGVVLKAGTVTIES from the coding sequence ATGGCAGTTCAACAAGTTAAAACCTCCGCGCATTTGCAAAATGGTACGGTGGTTCATGTAAGTGCTCGTGGCTTTCAGTTTGTGTTGGATGAGCCCGTTGATCTGGGTGGAACAAATACAGGAATGAATCCTGTAGAGGCCCTATTGGGTGCATTGGGTGCGTGTCAGGCAATTGTGGCACGGGTTTATGCCCAAAAGTTTGGTGTTCAGCTAGACGATTTTCGTGTTGAGCTTGAGGGTGATTTGGATTTGGATGGGTTTTTGGATAAAGCCGATGTGCGTTGTGGTTTTACCGAAGTCCGTTATCACTATTACATCAAAAGCCCTTCTCCTAAAGCCGCAGTGGATGAGTTTGTGACTTATATTGCTGAAAAATGCCCTGTAGGGGACTGTTTGGCAAATGGTGTGGTGCTTAAAGCAGGCACGGTGACGATCGAGTCGTAA
- a CDS encoding RNA-guided endonuclease InsQ/TnpB family protein: MLIAHRIALDPNNVQATYFARAAGTARFAYNWALAEWKCQYEAWKLDNRQTKPTQAALRRQLNAIKREQFPWMLEVTKNAPQMAIIQLGQAFQNFFAGRAKYPQPRKKGVHDRFTLTNDQFSIDGCRIRIPNLGWVRMRESLRFAGKILSATVSRVADRWFVSIAVDTQDDSHLPQAKNQGVVGVDLGVAALATLSTGEPPIPGPKPHKALQARLQRLSRSLSRKQKGSANRKKAKAKLARLHARIAAIRSDALHKLTTDLTRRFHTIGIEDLNVRGMVRNRHLARSIADMGFFEFRRQLEYKTVMRGGQVVVADRFYPSSKTCSACGHRLEALPLVVREWTCPACGVVHDRDLNAATNLKNMAVSSTVSACGEEGAGRTRKSAVKPASVKQEASSRFSQK; the protein is encoded by the coding sequence ATGCTGATCGCGCATCGCATCGCGCTTGATCCGAACAACGTACAGGCGACCTACTTTGCCCGCGCAGCAGGCACGGCCCGCTTTGCTTACAATTGGGCGCTGGCTGAGTGGAAATGCCAATATGAGGCATGGAAGTTGGACAACCGCCAAACCAAGCCCACACAGGCGGCGCTGCGCCGCCAGTTGAATGCCATCAAGCGCGAGCAATTTCCCTGGATGCTTGAAGTCACCAAGAACGCGCCACAAATGGCGATCATTCAGTTGGGGCAAGCATTTCAGAACTTCTTCGCTGGCCGCGCCAAATATCCGCAGCCCCGCAAGAAGGGCGTGCACGACCGTTTCACGCTCACCAATGACCAGTTCAGCATCGACGGCTGCCGCATACGCATCCCCAATCTGGGATGGGTGCGCATGCGCGAGTCGTTGCGCTTCGCGGGCAAGATCCTGTCGGCCACGGTCTCCCGTGTGGCCGACCGCTGGTTTGTCAGCATTGCCGTGGATACCCAAGACGATTCACATCTACCCCAAGCCAAAAACCAAGGCGTGGTGGGCGTGGATTTGGGTGTTGCGGCGCTGGCGACGCTCTCAACGGGAGAGCCACCGATCCCCGGTCCGAAGCCTCACAAGGCGCTGCAGGCCCGGTTGCAACGGCTCTCGCGCAGTCTGAGCCGCAAACAAAAAGGATCAGCCAATCGCAAGAAGGCCAAGGCGAAGCTGGCGAGGCTGCATGCCCGCATTGCCGCGATCCGTTCGGACGCCCTGCACAAGCTCACGACGGACCTCACGCGCCGATTCCACACCATTGGCATTGAGGACCTGAACGTGCGCGGCATGGTGAGGAACCGCCATCTGGCCCGCTCCATCGCCGATATGGGCTTCTTCGAGTTCCGTCGGCAACTGGAATACAAGACGGTGATGCGCGGCGGGCAGGTCGTTGTGGCAGATCGGTTCTACCCGAGCAGCAAGACGTGTTCGGCTTGCGGGCACAGGCTCGAAGCTCTGCCGCTGGTCGTGCGCGAGTGGACGTGCCCCGCCTGTGGCGTGGTCCATGACCGCGACCTGAACGCGGCAACCAATCTGAAGAACATGGCGGTGAGTTCCACCGTGTCAGCCTGTGGAGAGGAAGGCGCTGGCCGCACTCGCAAGAGCGCGGTGAAACCGGCCTCGGTGAAGCAGGAAGCAAGCAGCAGGTTTAGTCAGAAATGA
- the rhuM gene encoding virulence protein RhuM/Fic/DOC family protein → MNDTKLQLFTSSDGQAHLEVTLEKDTVWLSQAQMGRLFNKDVRTVNEHIGNVFSEGELDRQPTIRKFRIVRQEGTRQVQREIDHYNLDMIISVGYRVKSQRGVEFRRWATQVLKDHLVQGYTLNQQRLVERGIEFEQAVQLLSRTLSNQGLVSANGEAVARVISDYARSWSLLQGYDEQHLAEILTQQSNMRSLEMEDALVAIADLKQSLMAKGEATELFAQKRGEGLDSALATIEQGFGGELFYPNVASRAAHLLYFVIKNHPFADGNKRTGSFLFLWYLRLNEQLLARPVEQLINDNTLVALALLVAESLPDQKSLMIRLIEHFILLKETVE, encoded by the coding sequence ATGAATGATACGAAACTCCAACTTTTTACCTCCTCTGATGGCCAGGCCCATCTTGAGGTAACACTAGAGAAAGATACGGTTTGGCTAAGTCAGGCGCAAATGGGAAGGTTGTTTAATAAAGATGTTCGTACAGTTAATGAGCATATTGGTAATGTGTTTTCTGAAGGTGAGCTTGATCGACAGCCAACTATCCGGAAATTCCGGATAGTTCGTCAGGAGGGAACAAGACAGGTTCAACGAGAAATAGACCATTACAATCTTGATATGATTATTTCAGTTGGATATCGAGTTAAGTCGCAACGAGGGGTGGAGTTTCGTCGCTGGGCAACTCAAGTACTAAAAGATCATTTAGTTCAAGGTTATACCCTCAATCAACAACGGCTTGTAGAGCGTGGTATCGAGTTTGAACAAGCCGTTCAGTTGTTGAGCCGCACTTTGAGTAATCAGGGTTTAGTGTCTGCTAATGGCGAAGCGGTAGCACGGGTTATTAGTGACTATGCACGCAGTTGGAGCTTGCTGCAGGGCTATGATGAGCAACACCTGGCTGAAATTTTGACGCAGCAGTCAAATATGCGCTCACTAGAGATGGAAGATGCTCTAGTTGCCATTGCTGACTTGAAGCAATCGTTAATGGCTAAAGGGGAGGCCACAGAGCTATTTGCACAAAAACGGGGTGAAGGGTTGGATTCCGCGTTAGCAACGATTGAGCAAGGCTTTGGAGGTGAACTGTTTTATCCGAATGTAGCGAGTCGTGCCGCCCATTTATTATACTTTGTGATTAAAAACCATCCTTTTGCCGATGGCAATAAACGCACGGGATCTTTCTTGTTTTTGTGGTACTTGCGTTTAAACGAACAGCTATTAGCACGCCCTGTAGAGCAACTAATTAATGATAATACGTTAGTCGCGTTGGCGTTGCTGGTTGCAGAAAGCTTGCCTGATCAAAAAAGTTTAATGATAAGGTTAATAGAGCATTTTATTTTATTGAAAGAAACTGTAGAGTAA
- a CDS encoding S24 family peptidase: MKKMDERMRRFYMAAHSTGKLSSPQDQVGMSRLLNLSQQIVHNWESRGPSKDGLLKAQMELGINATWVMENQGPMFISERASLADQAKFDVLDAAASCGNGFINKDYPEVVSSLTMPLEVANRMIGSSNRNDNIKIIVAVNDSMVPTINPGDLLFVDVLVNDYVGESIYLLLHGEEVLCKRLSLVGSELVVSSDNVAYPSWKWVDKPESTRILGKVIRALPMDFKRFNAL, translated from the coding sequence ATGAAAAAAATGGATGAACGAATGCGGCGTTTTTATATGGCCGCTCATAGTACTGGTAAACTTAGCTCCCCTCAGGATCAGGTGGGAATGTCGCGTCTTTTGAATTTGTCCCAGCAGATAGTGCACAATTGGGAAAGTCGCGGGCCCTCTAAAGACGGGCTGCTGAAGGCGCAGATGGAGCTAGGAATTAACGCTACTTGGGTAATGGAGAACCAAGGTCCTATGTTTATTTCTGAACGTGCTTCATTAGCTGATCAAGCTAAATTTGATGTGTTGGATGCTGCCGCATCGTGTGGCAATGGTTTTATTAATAAAGACTACCCAGAAGTTGTATCTAGTCTGACAATGCCTTTAGAGGTGGCTAATCGTATGATTGGCTCTTCTAACAGAAATGACAATATTAAAATTATTGTCGCCGTAAATGATTCCATGGTGCCGACGATTAATCCTGGCGATCTGCTTTTTGTGGATGTGTTGGTGAATGATTATGTTGGTGAGTCTATTTATTTGTTATTGCATGGCGAGGAAGTGCTGTGTAAGCGTTTGTCTTTAGTAGGATCAGAGTTGGTAGTTAGCTCTGATAATGTCGCTTATCCCTCTTGGAAGTGGGTTGATAAACCCGAGAGCACTCGAATCTTAGGTAAGGTAATTCGAGCCTTGCCAATGGATTTTAAGCGCTTTAACGCCCTTTAA
- a CDS encoding lipocalin family protein, whose protein sequence is MKNILCVSIAATLLGCTAMDSNLTTQADVDLNKYMGKWYEQARLPNRFQKDCIGDVEAEYVLTSNTTISVTNQCLQKDGSVAVASGEGRLAKAGEVNLAKLEVRFAPEWMSWLPFVWGDYWILRLEGNYEYSLVGTPNREYLWVLSRNKNADPEVVQQLFNYAQTQGFDINHMVLAP, encoded by the coding sequence ATGAAAAATATTCTATGTGTTTCAATTGCTGCGACCTTACTGGGTTGCACCGCCATGGATTCGAATTTGACCACACAAGCCGATGTCGATTTAAATAAATACATGGGCAAATGGTATGAGCAGGCTCGCCTACCCAATCGTTTTCAAAAAGACTGTATTGGTGATGTAGAGGCTGAGTATGTCTTAACCTCAAACACAACCATTTCAGTAACTAACCAGTGCCTACAAAAGGATGGCTCTGTGGCCGTTGCGTCAGGAGAGGGGCGTTTGGCGAAGGCGGGTGAGGTTAACTTGGCAAAGCTAGAGGTTCGATTTGCCCCAGAGTGGATGTCTTGGCTGCCATTTGTTTGGGGTGATTATTGGATTTTAAGGCTAGAGGGTAATTACGAATACTCGTTGGTGGGTACGCCTAATCGTGAATACTTATGGGTTTTGTCTAGAAACAAGAACGCAGATCCTGAGGTCGTACAGCAGCTATTTAATTACGCACAGACCCAAGGTTTTGATATTAACCATATGGTTTTAGCACCTTAG
- a CDS encoding type II toxin-antitoxin system HigB family toxin, which produces MRVIAISTLHQFWEMHPDAEQPIKAWFDEASKATWTQPSDVKAHYGNPPYSY; this is translated from the coding sequence ATGAGAGTCATCGCTATTAGCACCCTACATCAATTCTGGGAAATGCATCCAGATGCAGAGCAGCCTATCAAGGCGTGGTTTGATGAGGCGAGCAAAGCCACATGGACACAACCCTCTGATGTAAAAGCCCACTATGGAAATCCGCCCTATTCGTACTGA
- a CDS encoding TrbM/KikA/MpfK family conjugal transfer protein yields MAAIGSFFMLNSAQAELLTGEARLACEAVLCLSSSERPSECNPALSHYFGIKRYRKGALDWGKTVNARKAFLGLCPASSSTDTGNMPALIHAIAQGTGRCDADFLNQRLRVPKVRRECTLGDGSDRDRCPTYWGQFKLRGFFVVLSVSQLSRRLNQVLSWNAKFCMKLPDHRQG; encoded by the coding sequence ATGGCTGCCATTGGCAGCTTTTTTATGCTCAATTCCGCACAGGCTGAGTTATTAACTGGAGAGGCACGTTTAGCGTGTGAAGCGGTTTTATGTCTATCGTCCTCGGAGCGACCGTCTGAGTGTAACCCTGCGTTAAGTCATTATTTTGGAATTAAGCGTTACCGTAAAGGGGCACTGGACTGGGGGAAAACAGTTAATGCACGTAAAGCATTTCTTGGTTTGTGTCCGGCTTCTAGCAGTACGGACACGGGTAATATGCCAGCCCTTATTCATGCTATCGCGCAGGGAACAGGGCGTTGTGATGCAGACTTTTTAAATCAGCGATTACGAGTACCTAAAGTCAGGAGAGAGTGTACTTTAGGGGACGGCTCGGATAGGGATCGCTGTCCAACTTATTGGGGGCAGTTCAAACTGAGGGGCTTTTTTGTAGTGTTAAGCGTGAGCCAACTCAGCCGAAGGCTGAATCAAGTTCTCAGCTGGAATGCCAAGTTCTGTATGAAGCTTCCAGATCATAGGCAGGGTTAG
- a CDS encoding relaxase/mobilization nuclease domain-containing protein, translated as MSITHRLDNWFLGHERSLYGRQTLAGGAIHNFKPGTGLTNLKAAALKKPEVMVKIPKRTGKATGLKAAANHIDYISRNGKLAVENQDGEQIKGKAALRENVIKEWQRQGIPEQSMYKESLNVVLSMPPGTDPRAVMNAAREFAQEVFKGHQYVFVQHLDEKHPHVHICVILLKEVVIPQYVKKR; from the coding sequence ATGAGTATTACTCACCGCCTAGATAACTGGTTCTTAGGCCATGAGCGCAGTCTTTATGGACGACAAACTCTTGCCGGAGGTGCAATCCATAATTTTAAACCAGGCACAGGCCTGACTAACCTAAAAGCAGCAGCCCTTAAGAAGCCAGAAGTAATGGTCAAAATCCCTAAGCGTACCGGTAAGGCAACAGGTCTTAAGGCGGCAGCAAATCATATTGATTACATTAGCCGTAATGGAAAGCTGGCAGTTGAGAATCAAGATGGAGAGCAGATTAAAGGCAAAGCGGCTCTCCGTGAAAACGTGATCAAGGAATGGCAGCGACAGGGCATTCCAGAACAGAGTATGTATAAAGAATCCCTGAATGTGGTGCTCTCTATGCCGCCAGGCACGGATCCTCGTGCGGTAATGAATGCAGCAAGAGAGTTTGCGCAAGAAGTCTTCAAAGGGCATCAATACGTGTTTGTGCAACATCTAGATGAAAAGCATCCGCATGTACATATTTGCGTCATATTACTAAAAGAGGTGGTTATTCCACAGTACGTCAAAAAGAGGTGA
- a CDS encoding helix-turn-helix domain-containing protein, with the protein MISLADNANDEGVCWPSVEKIAQRTCLSVRAVRNTIKWLEENQLLQKTERYGRSNIYTITLKMNPDQIRAFSELITAVYAFYRRDISEFAIQVWWNAMRPYAFEAVKHAINRHCVNPDNGQFCPMPADIVKLLEGSSRDSALISWSKVDKALRHVGTYRSIAFDDPIIHLVIHARLRISPRRRGEVLKPSLCLSYGCRNHFFLRWCCNDSCPSFEITMQSGFSHLNLI; encoded by the coding sequence TTGATTTCTTTAGCTGACAATGCTAATGATGAAGGCGTTTGCTGGCCTTCTGTAGAGAAAATCGCGCAACGCACGTGCTTATCTGTACGCGCCGTACGCAACACCATCAAGTGGCTAGAAGAAAACCAGCTTTTACAAAAAACAGAACGTTATGGTCGCTCCAACATTTACACCATAACCCTAAAAATGAACCCAGACCAAATCCGTGCTTTTTCTGAGTTAATCACCGCTGTCTACGCTTTTTACCGTCGTGATATTAGCGAATTCGCTATTCAAGTCTGGTGGAATGCAATGCGTCCTTATGCTTTTGAAGCAGTTAAACACGCTATCAACAGACATTGTGTTAACCCCGATAACGGCCAATTCTGCCCTATGCCTGCCGATATTGTGAAGCTACTAGAAGGCTCTAGCCGTGACAGTGCCTTAATCTCATGGTCTAAGGTAGACAAAGCCTTACGACACGTCGGCACATACCGTAGCATCGCCTTTGACGACCCTATTATTCATCTCGTCATCCACGCTCGTCTTAGGATCAGCCCACGCCGGAGGGGTGAAGTGCTTAAACCCTCCTTGTGCCTTAGTTATGGGTGCAGAAATCACTTTTTTCTGCGCTGGTGTTGCAACGACTCCTGCCCTTCTTTTGAGATAACCATGCAAAGTGGATTTAGCCACCTGAATCTCATTTAG
- a CDS encoding restriction endonuclease — MNNNLKIPSFDELMQPAINALVSLGGSGSIAEIYEEVLELEGFSDEVTTVLHNPEKSSQTAVSYRLAWARTYLKKAGYLDNSARGVWALTDKTKKDSVDVPEEALEWREQVHQILIEQMSPDGFERLTQRLLRESGFVHVKVTGRTGDGGIDGRGIARVNGLMSFHVAFQCKKYKGAVSASEIRDFRGATVGRADRGLFITTGSFTKFAIEEANRDGASPIDLVDGDQLVSKLKELSLGVKTEMIEEVTVDSEWFIRL; from the coding sequence ATGAATAATAATTTAAAAATCCCTAGTTTTGATGAGTTAATGCAACCTGCAATCAACGCTCTAGTTTCATTAGGAGGTTCTGGAAGCATTGCTGAGATTTATGAAGAAGTATTGGAGTTAGAGGGGTTTAGCGATGAGGTAACGACTGTACTACATAACCCTGAAAAAAGTAGTCAGACTGCTGTTTCATATCGTTTAGCTTGGGCACGTACTTATTTAAAAAAAGCAGGTTACTTGGATAACTCTGCTAGGGGCGTATGGGCTCTTACAGATAAGACAAAGAAAGACAGTGTTGATGTTCCAGAAGAAGCATTGGAGTGGCGAGAGCAAGTACACCAAATACTTATTGAGCAAATGAGTCCAGATGGCTTTGAGCGCTTAACTCAACGTTTACTAAGGGAATCGGGTTTTGTTCATGTGAAAGTGACAGGGCGTACCGGTGATGGCGGAATTGATGGGAGAGGGATAGCTCGAGTTAATGGGCTTATGAGTTTTCATGTGGCTTTTCAGTGCAAAAAATATAAAGGAGCAGTAAGTGCTTCTGAAATTCGTGATTTCCGAGGGGCTACTGTGGGCAGAGCCGATCGAGGATTATTTATAACTACCGGTAGTTTTACTAAGTTTGCTATTGAGGAAGCGAATCGTGATGGAGCATCTCCTATTGATTTAGTGGATGGAGATCAACTAGTAAGTAAGCTCAAAGAGTTATCGCTTGGTGTGAAAACGGAAATGATTGAAGAGGTGACGGTAGATAGTGAGTGGTTTATAAGGTTGTAA
- a CDS encoding helix-turn-helix domain-containing protein, giving the protein MEIRPIRTEADYKAALKVVSRLVELDPDIDTPEGDQLDILATLIQVYEAKNFPIDLPDPIEAIKFRMEQAGLTAKDLEPMIGRRNRVYEILNRKRQLTLPMIWKLHTELGIPAENLIQPSAELAHA; this is encoded by the coding sequence ATGGAAATCCGCCCTATTCGTACTGAGGCAGACTATAAAGCTGCCTTAAAAGTAGTATCTCGCTTGGTTGAGCTTGATCCAGATATTGATACACCTGAAGGTGATCAGCTGGACATACTAGCTACTCTTATCCAAGTCTATGAAGCCAAGAACTTCCCAATTGATCTACCAGATCCTATTGAAGCCATTAAGTTTCGTATGGAGCAAGCAGGCCTTACAGCTAAGGACCTTGAGCCTATGATCGGTCGCCGTAACCGTGTTTATGAAATTCTAAATCGTAAGCGCCAACTAACCCTGCCTATGATCTGGAAGCTTCATACAGAACTTGGCATTCCAGCTGAGAACTTGATTCAGCCTTCGGCTGAGTTGGCTCACGCTTAA
- a CDS encoding IS607 family transposase: MERLVSIGEAAKALGVSITTLRRWEASGRLAAEYTAGGHRRYDLAKLKPELFRAAADTQRRTVAYARVSSHDQKDDLERQKQVLELYCARQGWTFEVIADLGSGMNYHKKGLKKLLEAIIDGQIGRLVITHKDRLLRFGAELVFAICEAKGVEVVILNQGEDTTFEEDLAKDVLEILTVFSARLYGSRSRKNQKLLDGVKAAVEASQC, translated from the coding sequence ATGGAGAGATTAGTTAGCATAGGTGAAGCCGCCAAGGCGCTGGGCGTGTCCATCACGACCCTGCGCCGCTGGGAGGCGTCGGGCAGACTGGCCGCCGAGTACACGGCGGGCGGCCACCGCCGCTACGACCTCGCCAAGCTCAAGCCCGAACTGTTCCGCGCTGCGGCGGACACGCAGCGCCGCACCGTGGCTTATGCCCGCGTCTCCAGCCACGACCAGAAGGATGATTTGGAGCGCCAAAAGCAGGTGCTGGAACTGTACTGCGCCCGCCAAGGCTGGACATTCGAGGTCATCGCTGATCTTGGCTCCGGCATGAACTACCACAAGAAGGGCCTCAAAAAGCTGCTGGAGGCCATCATCGACGGCCAAATCGGGCGCTTGGTGATCACGCACAAAGACCGGCTGCTGCGCTTCGGTGCGGAACTGGTGTTCGCCATTTGCGAAGCCAAGGGCGTCGAGGTGGTGATCCTCAACCAAGGCGAAGACACGACGTTCGAGGAAGATCTGGCGAAGGACGTGCTGGAGATTCTTACCGTATTCAGCGCACGACTGTATGGCTCGCGCTCGCGTAAGAATCAGAAACTGCTCGATGGCGTAAAGGCCGCCGTGGAGGCATCGCAATGCTGA
- a CDS encoding mechanosensitive ion channel family protein, with protein sequence MISSLNQFLGGELVRIISSALVIVVAIILNHLNVRYQTSPARAQAKRGQGRQQLVLIKNVIILSAVSFIVMIWATKIAGVAISLSAFAMALVLSTKELIMCITGYTMFAMSRPFNVGDHVALSGVQGLVVDVDLLNLTLSETNGSHQITGKTIILPNSVLLTAVITNHLGLGAFVVGTVRMAVPYAVNRQAFSDIAIATATQICEPWANDSQRHFQRLGSRALLEAPSNKVEVFWEPVDTKQHWVEIRFLVPVAQQEHVAQLIQNQIWEQYGEELAAVNKA encoded by the coding sequence TTGATTAGTAGTCTCAATCAGTTTTTAGGCGGCGAGCTTGTTCGTATTATCTCGTCGGCTCTTGTCATCGTTGTGGCAATTATCCTCAACCATCTAAATGTTCGTTATCAAACCTCACCCGCACGAGCCCAAGCCAAAAGAGGCCAAGGTCGCCAGCAATTAGTCTTAATCAAAAATGTCATTATCCTCAGTGCAGTGAGCTTTATTGTAATGATTTGGGCCACAAAAATTGCAGGCGTGGCTATTTCGCTCTCTGCCTTTGCTATGGCCTTAGTGCTATCGACTAAAGAGTTGATTATGTGTATTACAGGCTACACCATGTTTGCTATGTCACGCCCTTTTAATGTGGGCGATCACGTTGCGCTCAGTGGTGTTCAAGGTCTGGTAGTCGATGTAGACCTATTAAACTTAACGCTCTCGGAAACAAATGGATCCCACCAAATCACGGGTAAAACCATTATATTACCTAATAGCGTTTTACTCACGGCGGTGATTACGAATCATTTAGGTTTAGGCGCTTTTGTAGTAGGTACAGTACGCATGGCCGTCCCCTATGCCGTGAATCGACAGGCGTTTAGTGACATTGCTATTGCTACGGCAACCCAGATCTGCGAACCTTGGGCTAATGACTCCCAACGCCATTTTCAACGCTTAGGATCACGTGCTTTATTAGAAGCCCCATCAAATAAAGTGGAGGTTTTTTGGGAGCCAGTAGATACCAAACAGCACTGGGTAGAGATTCGTTTTTTAGTTCCAGTAGCACAACAAGAACACGTCGCTCAACTCATTCAAAATCAAATATGGGAACAATACGGCGAAGAACTTGCTGCTGTAAATAAAGCATAG
- a CDS encoding RNA-guided endonuclease InsQ/TnpB family protein: MLIAHRIALDPNNVQATYFARAAGTARFAYNWALAEWKCQYEAWKLDNRQTKPTQAALRRQLNAIKREQFPWMLEVTKNAPQMAIIQLGQAFQNFFAGRAKYPQPRKKGVHDRFTLTNDQFSIDGCRIRIPNLGWVRMRESLRFAGKILSATVSRVADRWFVSIAVDTQDDSHLPQAKNQGVVGVDLGVAALATLSTGEPPIPGPKPHKALQARLQRLSRSLSRKQKGSANRKKAKAKLARLHARIAAIRSDALHKLTTDLTRRFHTIGIEDLNVRGMVRNRHLARSIADMGFFEFRRQLEYKTVMRGGQVVVADRFYPSSKTCSACGHRLEALPLVVREWTCPACGVVHDRDLNAATNLKNMAVSSTVSACGEEGAGRTRKSAVKPASVKQEASSRFSQK; the protein is encoded by the coding sequence ATGCTGATCGCGCATCGCATCGCGCTTGATCCGAACAACGTACAGGCGACCTACTTTGCCCGCGCAGCAGGCACGGCCCGCTTTGCTTACAATTGGGCGCTGGCTGAGTGGAAATGCCAATATGAGGCATGGAAGTTGGACAACCGCCAAACCAAGCCCACACAGGCGGCGCTACGCCGCCAGTTGAATGCCATCAAGCGCGAGCAATTTCCCTGGATGCTTGAAGTCACCAAGAACGCGCCACAAATGGCGATCATTCAGTTGGGGCAAGCATTTCAGAACTTCTTCGCTGGCCGCGCCAAATATCCGCAGCCCCGCAAGAAGGGCGTGCACGACCGTTTCACGCTCACCAATGACCAGTTCAGCATCGACGGCTGCCGCATACGCATCCCCAATCTGGGATGGGTGCGCATGCGCGAGTCGTTGCGCTTCGCGGGCAAGATCCTGTCGGCCACGGTCTCCCGTGTGGCCGACCGCTGGTTTGTCAGCATTGCCGTGGATACCCAAGACGATTCACATCTACCCCAAGCTAAAAACCAAGGCGTGGTGGGCGTGGATTTGGGTGTTGCGGCGCTGGCGACGCTCTCAACGGGAGAGCCGCCGATCCCCGGTCCGAAGCCTCACAAGGCGCTGCAGGCCCGGTTGCAACGGCTCTCGCGCAGTCTGAGCCGCAAACAAAAAGGATCAGCCAATCGCAAGAAGGCCAAGGCGAAGCTGGCGAGGCTGCATGCCCGCATTGCCGCGATCCGTTCGGACGCCCTGCACAAGCTCACGACGGACCTCACGCGCCGATTCCACACCATTGGCATTGAGGACCTGAACGTGCGCGGCATGGTGAGGAACCGCCATCTGGCCCGCTCCATCGCCGATATGGGCTTCTTCGAGTTCCGTCGGCAACTGGAATACAAGACGGTGATGCGCGGCGGGCAGGTCGTTGTGGCAGATCGGTTCTACCCGAGCAGCAAGACGTGTTCGGCTTGCGGGCACAGGCTCGAAGCTCTGCCGCTGGTCGTGCGCGAGTGGACGTGCCCCGCCTGTGGCGTGGTCCATGACCGCGACCTGAACGCGGCAACCAATCTGAAGAACATGGCGGTGAGTTCCACCGTGTCAGCCTGTGGAGAGGAAGGCGCTGGCCGCACTCGCAAGAGCGCGGTGAAACCGGCCTCGGTGAAGCAGGAAGCAAGCAGCAGATTTAGTCAGAAATGA